TTTTATAATATGGTGGTTTGAATAGATAGAAAAGGAAGGTATGGTTGTTTAAAATCTAGCTGTTAGAATACATCCAAAAAGCAAGACATGGTTGTTTAAAATCTAGCTGTTGGAATACATCCAAAAAGCAAGACACAGTTGTCTAAAATTTAGCTGTTGGAATACATCCAAAAAGAAAGACATGGCTGTTCAGAATCTAGCTGTTGGAAACTAGCCGTTGCAATGGAAGCAAAAGCAAGGCATCAATGTTACACATAGCTAGCAGGATGAACCATATATAAATAAGACATGCACATCACGAAGGCAGCATTCCCCTTCCTTTCCTTCAACTTCTTACCAACATAGCAACCCATCTCCAAAAAAGATGTCCACTGAGTCACAAGATAATTCTAGTCATTCCGATGAGTCCATCACTAGTGAGAAGCTTGATGATATGACATGGGAAGAAATTAATGACCCTATGGAAGCTCAGCTTGAAGCTCGGTTGGAAGCTCAACTTGAAGCGAGATTGATGGCTCACCTAGCTGGTAGCTCTAATCAGCTGGGGGGCTACACAAGGAGGTACATTAGTAGAGATCATGAAGATGACCACAACAGATTATTTGCTAAATATTTTTCTGAGAGTCCATTGTACACCGATGATCAGTTTCGGAGGAGATTTCGCATGAGAAGGCATCTTTTTTTGCGCATTGTACAAGCTCTTGGTGTTTGGTCTCCATATTTTCGTCTAAGGCGAGATGCATTTGGCAAGGTGGGTCTATCACCATTGCAAAAATGCACCGCTGCCATGCGAATGTTGGCATATGGTACACCAGCTGATCTTATGGATGAGACCTTTGGGGTTGCAGAAAGTACAGCAATGGAGTGCATGATCAATTTTGTTCAAGGTGTGCGGCATTTATTTGGTGAACAATATTTGCGCAGGCCTACCGTGGAGGATATTCAACGTTTACTTCAATTTGGAGAGGCACATGGATTTCCTGGGATGTTGGGGAGTATTGATTGCATGCATTGGGAATGGCAAAGTTGTCCGGTTGCATGGAAGGGCCAATTCACACGTGGTGACTATGGAGTACCCACTATTATGCTTGAAGCAGTTGCTTCTTTAGATTTATGGATTTGGCATGCTTTCTTTGGTGCTGCTGGTTCAAACAATGATATTAATGTATTGGACCAGTCTCCATTATTCACTGAAATGATACAAGGAAGAGCACCTCCTGTTCAGTTTACCATAAATGGTACACAATATAACATGGGATACTATTTAACTGATAGAATTTATCCGGAGTGGGCTGCATTTGCCAAATCAATCACCAGGCCCCGAAGTGCTAAGCACAAATTATATGCCCAACGTCAAGAATCAGCAAGAAAAGATGTGGAAAGAGCCTTTGGGGTTTTGCAAAAACGTTGGGCCATCATACGTCACCCGGCGCGTATTTGGGAAAGGGAAGAGCTTGCAGATATAATGTATGCCTGCATTATTTTGCACAACATGATAGTTGAGGATGAGAGAGGCTCATATGATATACCGGATGACAATACATATGAACAAGGGCAGTATTATCCTCAAATGACAGGGCTTGACCATGGACCAATATATGGATTTCAAGAAGTTTTAGAGCAAAACAAGGCTATCCATGACCGACAAACACATCGGCGTCTGAAGGGAGATTTGATAGAGCACGTGTGGCAGAAATTTAGTGGTCAGCAACAATAAGATTAGATTTTAATAATTCCATATCAACCTTGTATTTTACTAGTTTAATTTGTCTTTACCAATTTAGAATCTAAATGTTTGCTTCCAAAAGTACTTGTATTTGTATGTCAAATGTATTACTTTTTATCAGCTACGTATTCCAATAGGGACTATGTACACTAGCTAGTTATCTTGCAATACCTACAAAAATGGATTGCCTTTTATTTCTGAAGAACTATATATATGTTCTGTATACAGCTAGTAGACTGAAGAAAAAAGGAGAGCAAAACTACCAACAGAGAGGCAAAATGTGGTTCCTTTTTCCTGAAAACATTTGAACAGGAAACAACTGTGTTGATACATAGCAACAAGGTTACTTACACCAACACCAATGCACTGGTGTCAAGTATACTCCCCTGCAGCTAGCTGATCGAGAATCGAGAATCAGCTAGAGCCCTGACAAACATATACTCCAGTAGCTATATCGAATACTATTGAAGTTTTCAGATTAATCAAACTCCGATGCTTACTTTTGATTAGTGTTGTAAgaattaaacataattatatcTCATCATCATGTAGCTtgtatttttgagaaaaaagacAGTCGGTTGCTGTTAACAGGCCGGCAACATAGCAAATAGATATATTTTGGATGGCAAGAGAGTTAAATTAAATTTTCTGCAACATAATATTTAGCAAGAACATAAAAGGTTAGTGCTAGCTACATCCGTTCGTGATGTAGAACAGTAGAAGGTTAATGTAGCTACCTGTTTTAAACTGCTGTATGCAGGGCTCTTATGGAGTGGGGAAACCTAGTGTTGTGTTCTTTACTTGGATAGAAGCACGAACCATAACACAGATCAAACGGTAAAACAACTGACCGTGATTAAACAAAAAATCTGTCCACATAGTTATAGCAACTCCGACCGtgattaaacaaaaaaaaaatctgtccaCACAGTTATGGCAACTCCGATTCTCATAAACTGAACTAGAAAATATAACATGCGCAACATCGACAGAGAGGTACATGGTACAATATTTATCATGCAAGCACATACGCTATTCTACTACTTAAATCACAAGCATAGGGGTTAGTTGGACTTACAGTTGGTCTTGCAGCTCCGTCGCAGATCTCAGCAGGAGGATATGAAGCCGAAGCTGATCACACACCAGAGAAGATGACCTCCTCAGTCTCCAGCCGGGCTGAAGCACCAGTCCGCCATAATAAGGGAGGTGGCTTGCGGCGTCGGTCGGCGGGGATAGCGGCGACGGATGAAGGGGAAAGCGTTGCCTGATTGCAGAGAAGGAAGGTTTGCGGCGTCGATGGTGGGGGTGGAGCGGATGCGGCGCCGGGTGGTAGCGATAGAGGGGATTGCGTCGTTGGGTGGCGGAGAGGAACCCGGCGTCAGTGGAAGGGTGGAGGGGTTTGTGGCGTTGATttcggggggagggggagcggaTCGCCGCATGGATAGTGGGGACggaggagttggcggcggcgagtggcggggTAGGAGCGGATTTtacggcggcggggaaggagaggagattgCGGCGCCGGTGGAAACAGCGAAAGAGGAATTGGGGATCGATCTGGCCGGAACTCGCGCGAAGGAACTGAGCGCCGATTTTTTTTATCCTGTGGACCCCACCTTTACTACCCTCTCGCCGAGATAAGCATTGTGGATAGTGTCTTCTCCTATTACCGCCTGTGACTGGGTCCCACACTAATACTCATCTTGATAATATACATTGGTGTTGCCCTTAGAGAATAAAATTATAGCACCTGAGTCGTAGGCTAGTGGCATTCCGTTTTCAAAACGGATGACCCAGATGCCTCTGAGTACTGTATAGCAATTAactatgaaaaataaaatagtacGGTTCTGATCGTTGGACCATATGGTCTCTAGTGGAATGAAACGTTTTGCATTTGGAGGGAAGACTTTTTTCATATTGGGGCACCTCTCTATGCGGCACCACCTGAGACATTGCCAATACCAATCCCCTGGCATACTTGTGATAGTCAAGACATCGTGCACATGCAATGACTCGGACACCCAACCTATTAGGTAAGCTAAAGTAGGACGAAACTACCAATTTCCATCGGATTCACCCTCCAAGTTGTGGCTCCCTTGAGCAATCTCGAAATGACGCGCGGCTCAAgtttgtggttggaggatgtGGGAAAGACTGCATGGGGGCATCCCCAACCTTGCgaagtacatcttggtactggaCTGCTGGAAAAGATTGTTGTTGTAGATTAACTTGATCATTTATTTGTCCATTATTATATTTACAGGCTCCATGTTGAACAACTCCATTATACACCGTTGATGCGATGGTATggatattgaaaaaaatatcacgagtaaagtgtacgggcagtccttaaacttgtagtggtgtgtcatctagatccctaaactctcaaaatacatatTCAAGTCCTAGAACTTATCATAGTGTGTTATCTAAGTCCCAAATCGCCACAACCCCTTCAGGATCCTgcgtggcgttgatgtggcatgccacacggaaTGATGTGGCATCGTTTTGACTGACAAATGGATtccatttaaaattttttctttttcttttttttcttctctctttttccctttcttctcctttctctatGACCGgagcagaagaaaggaaaaaaagaagaatgagaagaaaaagaaaaagaagaaaagaagaaaaaaagaaaatgacatgtcacgtccatgtggcatgccacatcagcgccacgtaggatcctaaAGGGGTTGTGTCGATTTAGGACCTatatgatacactttgacaagttatGAGACCTGAATAtgcattttaagagtttagggacatatatgacacaaccctacaGGTTTAAAGTACCGCAAATGATATCATTATACATGGCCCTTTTATTTATTGGATCACACAAGGACCGAGCAAGTCTTACATCCTCAATAACAGCTTGGATTTGTAACTGGAAATAGTTATTATTCTTGTTAAAAGATGGTTGAGGAAGTTCAATTCCAGGccttaataaatttatatattcCTATAAATTTCTATCATTCCAAAGGATCCATCAATgttgcaatttttttcttttactgccATGAACAAGCCACGgcctatttattttaatttctttaataggttgagttctttttattattttctaaaaacttTCATAGAATATATACATTTGTGCCAAATATAAAAACTTTAAGGTCGGACATAAATATTAAGGAATTATTTGAgatattgtgattggttgagaactATACGGAGAAGCTAAATTAGTTGAGAAGATAATATATATGAAGAAATCATATTCAATGCTatattttgggtacgtttcggTTTCGTTGGAATGGCTCCAAAATCTTCCCGGTATTTCGTCGAGCACCTGCTCTGCTACCGTCTTCTCCGTCAACatcgcgcgccggcgccgcccacctCAGCTCCAACTCCTCCACAACTGGCCAATGCAACGCCGCCATCGGGGGCCGCCTCGACTCCGGATTCCCCGCGGCGGCCGTATCCACCTTCGCCGCGATGCTCCGCGCCGGCGCACGCCCGGACGGCTACACGCTCCCGCTCCTCAACCGCGCCGCAGCCTCCCTCCCCGCCAGCCGCGGCGAGGccgagctcgtcggcgccgcccacgccgtcgGCGTCAGGGCGGAGTTCGCCGCCAACGTCTACTTCTGCAACACGCTGGTGGATGCCTACGCGCGGCGCGGGGATGGTCGCGTGCGCCAGGAagctgttcgacgaaatgcccaCGCGCGACGTGGTTTCTTGGACGTCGCTGGTCTCTTCGCATGCCGGTGTCTGGGACGTCCGGGAGGTGTCCCGGGTGTTGTACTACATGCGGCTGGACGGCTGCCAGCCAAGCGCCGTGACTCTCGCCGTGGTGCTCCGCGTGTGCACGGCCAAATAgaacgtcggcggcggggggcaGCTGCACTGCTACGCGGTGAAGATCTTGACGCACTTGTGCAGGATGGCAGCCTCGGACGACGCGGTGGCGCTGTTCCAGCAGTCTCCGAGAAGAGATGCAATTTCTTGGAACATTATGATCTCAGAGTATTCTTCGGAAGGGAACATTTCCAAAGTTGCCGAAATGTATCAAAGGATGAGAAGAGAGGAGGTGTGTCCTAGCTGCCAGACCTTAACCACAGTAGTTGCTGCATTCGCCAAGTGCAAGTGTCTCCGAGAAGGTGAGAAACTGCATTCTTTCGCTTTTAGGAGCTGTCTCAGCGATGCAATTTTGGTGGAGTCCTTTGTTGATTTTTATGCCAAAATGCGACAGATTAGATTGATCAGTTCAGTCATTTGAAGAATTCAGCGACACAGGCAGTTGCATATGGTCAGCCATGAATTGGAGCTTTATTTGCTGTTGGCAGTTTATAGAAGTAATACATTTGTTTGGGCGAATGTTAAATTCTACATTTGTTCCAGTGCGTTGAGCTGCAAGGATTAGTCATCAGTTACAGAGAACTTGGTGCACTACGGCTAGGTAAAGCAACTCATGGGTACATGATAAGAAACAATTATGAAGCACAATCTGAAAAGAGCGCCTTGGTGACATCCATCATTAAACTCTATGCTAGGCTGCTAGCTGTGGGAGCATTAATTTGGCACGAAGGTGCTTTGACAGCATCCATCAGAAAGATATTGTTGCCTGGAGTTCAATTATTGAAGCATACACGATCCATGGCTATGGTATGGAGGCTCTGGAAATCTGGCATTGTTCCACATGATGCTAGACGAAGGAGGAAGGCCAAATGGGGTGACTTTCCTGAGCTTGTTGTCAGCATGTAGTCACTCCGGGCTTGTTAATGAAGTTCAAGAGTTTTTTGATTGCATGACAAGAACGTTTGGCATCACACCTGAGCTTGGCCATCACACCTGCATGGTGGATGTTCTTGGACGATCAGGCAACCTAGATGATGCTTTGCAAGTTATCAGTGATATGAATGTTAAGCCAGATGGGAGAATTTGGGGTGCTCTCCTTGCTTCATGCAGGACATACTCGAACAGTAAGCTTGCTTCTTATGTGGCTCAGAAACTTATGAAATTGGAACCAGGTAATGTTGGCTACCATGTGGTGTTCAGCAATACCCAAGCTAGTAGTGATCAGTGGGATGAAGTTGAAAGCATTAGAAGCTCTATGGTAGAGATGGACCTGCAAAAGCTGCCTGCATGGACTTGTGTTGCTGAGACTGGTAGCCCTTGATTTGTATATTCCATCTCTTCCCAAAACTTATGTTGATTTGGTCAGAAAATGACCAAAAGATTTGTGGAAGTTGCTGTATGACTATATTGGACTGAACTGTATCAACTGTTGATCTTTCAGGGTGTGAGATTGAAGTTTCTATTGATGGGCCCTGTAGCCAGTGCACTGTTCTTTGGAGCCGATCACCTCGTGACCGCCGCTGTCAATGGGGGTTGTTCGTGGCAGGCAGAGTTCAGCTGCTTGCTCGAGGGTCAAATCGGTCGGATTGGATGGGATGCGAATATCTGGCATTACTGGCCGTGAAGTTCTCAGGTGGGATTTCCTTCCATTGCTTCGTTCTCTGTAATCTTTACTTATGCCATGACTTCACTTGTGTGGATTGATCTTTAACAAACTGCATAGCTATTGCCTTTTTCTGATCTGAATATTGATCCCATGTTCTTCAGTTTTGTCAGATTTCAGAATTTATAAGTTCCAAGTGGCATAcaaatagaaaaatagacaGTTCAATATAATTCCCGTAGATTTAAACTCCCAACAAATGGAAATGGAATCCGTCTGTTAAAATTCTATGCATCCAAATGGGGGCAGGAAGGAATCAGAAATCAGAAACAGGCTATGGTAAAAAAATTATCCCCAGTCATCATCAGTAAAGTAAAATATGAGAAACAAACCGATGTCCTACCAGATCAAAGTGATGCTTAAAGCCATGATTAAAGTAGCTTAAATGCTCCTTTCCTGACATAGCAGTGACTTCAATGCATAAAGTGTAAAGATTGGCGAGCTGTTTCAATCATCTACATGTCCAGCAAATATAATGTAATCAGCTACTTGTTCTTCAAATAATATCTAGTCTGATGCCTGTCTCCACTTGTAGATGACATTGCAGTGACTTCAACGCGTGAAGTATAAACATTGCTGACCTGTTTCAATCATCTACATTTCCAGCAAATAATATCGCCCACAGTTTGTCTTACAAATACTGTTTGTCAAATAGTGTATGATCCCAAAAGTAATACCATCCACGGTTTGTCTTAAAAATCCTGCAGCTCACAAGCTCTGAAACTGGTTAATAGAAGGCGGAAACACAAACGGGCTCACTAGAAGGCGCTCAATGGTTCTTTTGCGCCTGTTCTCATTCTTAATCCCATCTGGAGCTGTAGAACCATCAGGATGTGAAGAAACACGATGAGCAACAGAGTGGGTATTTCAGCATCACTCCTAGTAAGTAGATTTCGGTGTTACAGTAAAATTTATGTCGGATACACTTCAGAGTTGGTTTTTGTAGCCTTCTGTTGACCTGCTATGATCCACTTTTTTCTTACCTGTCTGCACAAGATTTTGATTACTGGAAATGCTTTGGCGATATTGGTTTTCCTCTATTTGATAAGAGACCATGATCTTGTGCCTCTAGTTGGTCATTCTGACTCTAAAGCTATTTCACCTTTTGGACCAAACAgaggattttattttatatttcccctgctattattttttaaaaaaacattaacaATAATAGTATCACATATATTGTAATTTAACATGATTGAACTATTATCTt
This window of the Oryza sativa Japonica Group chromosome 4, ASM3414082v1 genome carries:
- the LOC112938690 gene encoding protein ALP1-like translates to MSTESQDNSSHSDESITSEKLDDMTWEEINDPMEAQLEARLEAQLEARLMAHLAGSSNQLGGYTRRYISRDHEDDHNRLFAKYFSESPLYTDDQFRRRFRMRRHLFLRIVQALGVWSPYFRLRRDAFGKVGLSPLQKCTAAMRMLAYGTPADLMDETFGVAESTAMECMINFVQGVRHLFGEQYLRRPTVEDIQRLLQFGEAHGFPGMLGSIDCMHWEWQSCPVAWKGQFTRGDYGVPTIMLEAVASLDLWIWHAFFGAAGSNNDINVLDQSPLFTEMIQGRAPPVQFTINGTQYNMGYYLTDRIYPEWAAFAKSITRPRSAKHKLYAQRQESARKDVERAFGVLQKRWAIIRHPARIWEREELADIMYACIILHNMIVEDERGSYDIPDDNTYEQGQYYPQMTGLDHGPIYGFQEVLEQNKAIHDRQTHRRLKGDLIEHVWQKFSGQQQ